The Calonectris borealis chromosome 13, bCalBor7.hap1.2, whole genome shotgun sequence genome contains a region encoding:
- the LOC142087530 gene encoding brain-specific homeobox/POU domain protein 3 produces MMSMNSKQAFSMHPILHEPKYPHLHTSSEAIRRACLPAPQIQGNIFAGFDETLLRGAEALAAVDIVSQKTHPFKPDATYHTMSSVSCTPTSSSVHLHHPSVLTTHHPHHHHHQPSQGLDGELLDHLNSALPLGGVPGPDVGSTPSHPHSHMSAINHMAHHSQPMNMSHPHGLASHAVISGPETETDPRELESFAERFKQRRIKLGVTQADVGSALANLKIPGVGCLSQSTICRFESLTLSHNNMVALKPILEAWLEEAERAQREKMTKPEIYTGGDKKRKRTSIAAPEKRSLEAYFAVQPRPSSEKIAAIAEKLDLKKNVVRVWFCNQRQKQKRMKFSATY; encoded by the exons ATGATGTCCATGAACAGCAAGCAGGCGTTCAGCATGCACCCCATCCTGCACGAGCCCAAGTACCCCCACCTGCACACCAGCTCCGAAGCCATCCGCAgagcctgcctgcccgccccccaG ATCCAGGGTAACATTTTTGCGGGCTTTGACGAGACCTTGCTGCGGGGTGCTGAGGCTCTGGCCGCTGTGGATATAGTATCGCAGAAAACCCACCCCTTCAAGCCGGATGCCACCTACCACACCATGAGCAGCGTGTCCTGCACTCCTACCTCGTCCTCCGTCCACCTGCACCACCCGTCCGTGCTGACCACGCaccatccccaccaccaccaccaccagccctcCCAGGGCCTGGACGGCGAGCTCCTGGACCACCTCAACTCTGCTCTCCCACTCGGAGGGGTGCCGGGCCCGGACGTGGGTTCCACACCTTCGCACCCTCACTCCCACATGTCGGCCATCAACCACATGGCCCACCACTCCCAGCCTATGAACATGTCCCACCCCCACGGCCTCGCTTCCCACGCTGTCATCTCTGGCCCCGAGACGGAGACGGACCCCCGGGAGCTGGAGTCCTTCGCCGAGCGGTTCAAGCAGCGGAGGATCAAGCTGGGGGTGACCCAGGCGGACGTAGGCTCCGCATTGGCCAACCTGAAGATCCCGGGGGTGGGCTGCCTTAGCCAAAGCACAATCTGCAGGTTTGAGTCCCTCACCTTGTCCCACAACAACATGGTGGCCCTCAAGCCCATCCTAGAAGCGTGGCTGGAGGAGGCCGAGCGGGCTCAGAGGGAGAAAATGACCAAACCTGAGATCTACACGGGGGGTGACAAGAAACGCAAGCGTACCTCCATCGCCGCCCCTGAAAAGCGGTCGCTGGAGGCCTATTTTGCCGTGCAGCCGCGGCCCTCCTCGGAGAAAATCGCCGCCATCGCCGAGAAGTTAGACTTGAAGAAGAACGTGGTGCGGGTCTGGTTTTGCAATCAGagacagaagcagaaaaggatGAAATTTTCTGCCACCTACTGA